In Entomomonas moraniae, one DNA window encodes the following:
- a CDS encoding DUF1364 domain-containing protein: MTDLRKLAKGRECQVRLDGICNHNPETTVLAHYRMAGTCGTGIKPNDLQGAWACSDCHDEIDRRTRILENEFVRLCHLEGVMRTQSVLRKEGIIKV, encoded by the coding sequence ATGACAGACCTTAGAAAACTAGCCAAGGGCAGAGAATGCCAAGTAAGACTAGACGGTATCTGCAACCACAACCCAGAAACAACAGTATTGGCCCATTATCGAATGGCTGGTACATGTGGAACTGGAATAAAGCCTAATGACTTACAAGGTGCTTGGGCTTGCAGCGACTGTCACGATGAAATTGATCGTCGTACACGCATTTTAGAGAATGAATTTGTTCGATTATGCCACTTGGAAGGGGTTATGAGAACTCAATCTGTATTGCGAAAAGAGGGGATTATTAAGGTATGA
- a CDS encoding DUF7696 family protein gives MERVSEQYRAECEARYWLGMGFTTRSKREQLREEIRKKRGQKAADYLIENMRKEWGKQNGK, from the coding sequence ATGGAAAGAGTAAGCGAACAATACAGAGCCGAATGCGAGGCTAGATACTGGTTAGGTATGGGCTTCACAACACGCTCTAAAAGAGAACAGCTCAGGGAAGAAATAAGAAAGAAACGAGGACAAAAGGCAGCAGATTACTTAATTGAAAATATGCGCAAAGAATGGGGAAAACAGAATGGCAAGTAA
- a CDS encoding VRR-NUC domain-containing protein, translating to MASKAPLETQEQSNLIKWFRLQYRPIADCLFCIPNGSVLAGGVVARAKQMTRLKKEGLVVGVSDLFLMQPSCKYHGLFIEMKRKTGATVSEDQLKFIERAEKQGYKAVVCKGFEEAKDVIQDYLDVKG from the coding sequence ATGGCAAGTAAGGCACCATTAGAAACACAAGAGCAGTCCAATCTAATTAAATGGTTCAGGCTTCAATACAGGCCGATAGCTGACTGTCTATTCTGTATCCCTAACGGTTCGGTACTAGCTGGTGGGGTGGTCGCTCGTGCTAAACAAATGACTAGGTTGAAAAAAGAAGGGTTAGTTGTCGGTGTATCTGATCTATTCCTCATGCAGCCTAGCTGTAAATACCATGGCTTATTTATCGAAATGAAAAGAAAAACAGGGGCTACAGTATCAGAAGATCAATTGAAGTTTATAGAGAGAGCAGAAAAGCAGGGATATAAAGCCGTTGTATGTAAAGGATTTGAAGAAGCTAAAGACGTTATACAAGATTATTTAGATGTAAAGGGGTAG
- a CDS encoding phage holin family protein, producing the protein MPEKDIGFWINLYNIAREQGIALAMVFVLTIFRMYRDEKHPSFKLVLFDSIFGSLIVFSVGVTCREFGLSYGWTLATSGFIGVFGLETAKYFIRKLIDKKIEQSTSYQNRYTNEDDEL; encoded by the coding sequence ATGCCAGAAAAAGACATAGGTTTTTGGATAAACCTCTACAACATTGCACGAGAACAGGGAATAGCCTTAGCTATGGTTTTCGTACTAACCATATTCCGCATGTATCGAGACGAAAAGCACCCAAGTTTTAAATTAGTGTTATTCGATTCTATCTTTGGATCACTTATTGTCTTTAGTGTTGGTGTTACCTGTAGAGAGTTTGGTTTGTCTTATGGATGGACATTGGCTACCTCTGGATTTATTGGCGTATTTGGTTTGGAAACCGCTAAGTACTTTATAAGAAAATTAATTGATAAAAAAATAGAACAAAGTACTAGCTATCAAAACAGATACACAAATGAGGATGATGAGCTATGA